In one Halorubrum sp. CBA1229 genomic region, the following are encoded:
- a CDS encoding PRC-barrel domain-containing protein — protein sequence MNAAPQEITSLVGREVYSNNGVFVGEIEDVRLDLDARSVTGLALAELNRELFAGRVDGNSGVIVPYRWVRAVGDVVLINDVIERLDTGGDENEAEVGQSAGSS from the coding sequence ATGAACGCGGCTCCACAGGAGATCACGTCGCTCGTCGGTCGTGAGGTGTACTCGAACAACGGTGTCTTCGTCGGGGAGATCGAGGACGTGCGCCTCGATCTGGACGCGCGGTCGGTGACCGGACTCGCGCTTGCGGAGCTCAACCGCGAGCTGTTCGCCGGGCGCGTCGACGGGAACAGCGGCGTCATCGTCCCGTACCGCTGGGTCCGGGCCGTCGGCGACGTCGTGCTCATCAACGACGTCATCGAGCGGCTGGACACGGGCGGCGACGAGAACGAGGCCGAGGTCGGCCAGTCCGCGGGATCTAGTTAA
- a CDS encoding FAD-binding and (Fe-S)-binding domain-containing protein, whose protein sequence is MATNTPDPDPRDGGDFDYTGGETDRPELVDALERRVDGDVRFDDYSKRLYATDASAYEVTPIGVVMPESTADVAAVQEYCFAEGVPVLPRGGGTSLAGQTVNEAVVLDLTDSMDAVLSTDPDAEEARVQAGAYVGDLNAAVEPHGLKFAPDPAWRDKSAVGGAIGNNSTGAHSLKYGKTDHYVEEAEVVLADGTVTAFGEVAVDDLRESADPDADELLPRIHAEVVRILDEEAGEIDERFPEMKRNVSGYNLDRLLDEYRGEYGEEGVVNLARLMAGSEGTLATVTEATVSLVEIPHTKAVALLTYDDLLDAMEDVSPILEHDPAAVEVMDDVLLGLAADTPEFEDVVGMLPEGTNSVLLVEFYADSDANGKQKVADLVADRVGATDDRSRPETEADPTEGAADVTSQPRRAVDAMEAHDPEQRDRFWKMRKAGLPILLSRTTDEKHISFIEDCAIPPEHLPEYTREFQQILEDNDTFATFYAHAGPGVLHIRPLINTKEVEDVEAMVDIADRVTDAVVRLGGSVSGEHGDGHARTQWNRKLYGDELWESFRDLKTAFDPDWLLNPGNVCGDFDMSSNLRFDSEYQYDAAFDPAMEWAVDNGMRGMVELCHGCGGCRGPQETTGGVMCPTYRASEEEIQATRGRANMLRGAISGELPDDPTDDEFVTEVMDLCVGCKGCKKDCPSGVDMAKLKAEVEHAHHEEHGIDLRTRLLGNFESLAPLGSKLAPLSNLPGKLPGAGLVMEKALGIAKERDLPTFRSESLTDWFEARGGAGVPRAEADRDVLLFPDVYTTYTNPGAGKAAVRVLEAANCHVRIPDVDGSGRPPHSKGMLDESRAAARDAVETLAPDVRDDWDVVVVEPTDAVMLQSDYHDLLDGDASDVPDADVAAVSENTYGIMEYVDAHRLDEALALDAPTESLTYHGHCHQKATKKDHHAVGVLRRAGYGVDPLDSSCCGMAGSFGYEAEHYSMSKAIGRILFDQVDESDGDEVVAPGASCRTQLKERDGDAPEPPHPVEKLAAALA, encoded by the coding sequence ATGGCAACCAACACGCCGGATCCGGACCCCAGAGACGGGGGGGACTTCGACTACACCGGGGGAGAGACCGATCGGCCGGAGCTCGTGGACGCGCTCGAGCGCCGGGTGGACGGCGACGTGCGGTTCGACGACTACTCGAAGCGGCTCTACGCGACCGACGCCTCGGCGTACGAGGTCACGCCCATCGGCGTCGTGATGCCGGAGTCGACCGCGGACGTGGCGGCGGTCCAGGAGTACTGCTTCGCCGAGGGGGTCCCCGTGCTGCCGCGGGGCGGGGGCACGTCGCTCGCGGGGCAGACGGTCAACGAGGCGGTCGTCCTCGACCTCACCGACTCGATGGACGCGGTGCTCTCGACCGACCCGGACGCGGAGGAGGCCCGGGTCCAGGCGGGCGCGTACGTGGGCGACCTCAACGCGGCGGTCGAGCCCCACGGGCTGAAGTTCGCCCCCGACCCGGCGTGGCGAGACAAGTCGGCGGTCGGCGGCGCCATCGGCAACAACTCGACCGGCGCGCACTCGCTGAAGTACGGGAAGACGGACCACTACGTGGAGGAGGCGGAGGTCGTGCTCGCGGACGGGACGGTGACGGCGTTCGGCGAGGTCGCCGTCGACGACCTCCGCGAGTCGGCCGACCCCGACGCCGACGAACTGCTCCCGCGGATCCACGCCGAGGTCGTCCGGATCCTCGACGAGGAGGCCGGCGAGATCGACGAGCGGTTCCCGGAGATGAAGCGGAACGTCTCCGGCTACAACCTCGACCGGCTGCTCGACGAGTACCGCGGCGAGTACGGCGAGGAAGGGGTGGTCAACCTCGCCCGGCTCATGGCCGGCAGCGAGGGGACGCTCGCGACGGTCACCGAGGCGACGGTCTCGCTCGTCGAGATCCCCCACACGAAGGCGGTCGCGCTCCTGACGTACGACGACCTCCTCGACGCGATGGAGGACGTGTCGCCCATCCTCGAGCACGACCCCGCCGCGGTCGAGGTGATGGACGACGTCCTCCTCGGGCTCGCCGCCGACACCCCGGAGTTCGAGGACGTGGTCGGCATGTTACCCGAGGGGACGAACTCCGTCCTCCTCGTCGAGTTCTACGCCGATAGCGACGCGAACGGGAAACAGAAGGTCGCCGACCTCGTCGCCGACCGGGTGGGCGCGACCGACGACCGGTCGCGCCCCGAGACGGAGGCGGACCCGACCGAGGGCGCCGCCGACGTGACGAGCCAGCCGCGCCGCGCGGTCGACGCCATGGAGGCGCACGACCCCGAGCAGCGCGACCGCTTCTGGAAGATGCGGAAGGCCGGCCTCCCGATCCTCCTGTCGCGAACCACGGACGAGAAGCACATCTCCTTCATCGAGGACTGCGCGATCCCCCCGGAGCACCTCCCCGAGTACACCCGCGAGTTCCAGCAGATCCTCGAGGACAACGACACGTTCGCGACGTTCTACGCGCACGCCGGTCCCGGCGTGCTCCACATCCGCCCGCTGATCAACACGAAGGAGGTCGAGGACGTCGAGGCGATGGTCGACATCGCCGACCGCGTCACCGACGCCGTCGTCCGGCTCGGCGGGTCGGTCTCCGGCGAACACGGCGACGGCCACGCCCGGACCCAGTGGAACCGGAAGCTGTACGGCGACGAGCTCTGGGAGTCGTTCCGCGACCTCAAGACCGCGTTCGACCCCGACTGGCTGCTCAACCCCGGGAACGTCTGCGGCGACTTCGACATGAGCTCGAACCTCCGGTTCGACTCGGAGTACCAGTACGACGCCGCCTTCGACCCCGCGATGGAGTGGGCCGTCGACAACGGGATGCGCGGGATGGTCGAGCTCTGCCACGGCTGCGGCGGCTGTCGCGGGCCCCAGGAGACGACCGGCGGCGTGATGTGCCCGACGTACCGCGCCTCCGAGGAGGAGATCCAGGCGACCCGCGGCCGGGCGAACATGCTCCGCGGCGCCATCAGCGGCGAGCTGCCGGACGACCCCACCGACGACGAGTTCGTCACGGAGGTGATGGATCTGTGCGTCGGCTGTAAGGGGTGTAAGAAGGACTGCCCGAGCGGCGTCGACATGGCGAAGCTGAAGGCCGAGGTCGAGCACGCCCACCACGAGGAGCACGGGATCGACCTCAGGACCCGGCTGCTCGGGAACTTCGAGTCGCTCGCGCCGCTCGGCTCGAAGCTCGCGCCGCTCTCGAACCTCCCCGGGAAGCTCCCCGGCGCCGGCCTCGTCATGGAGAAGGCGCTCGGGATCGCGAAGGAGCGCGACCTCCCGACGTTCCGCTCGGAGAGCCTGACCGACTGGTTCGAGGCCCGCGGCGGCGCCGGCGTCCCCCGCGCCGAGGCCGACCGCGACGTCCTCCTCTTCCCCGACGTGTACACCACCTACACGAACCCCGGCGCGGGGAAGGCCGCGGTCCGGGTGTTGGAGGCCGCGAACTGCCACGTCCGGATCCCGGACGTCGACGGGAGCGGGCGCCCGCCGCACTCGAAGGGGATGCTCGACGAGTCGCGCGCGGCGGCGAGGGACGCCGTGGAGACGCTCGCGCCCGACGTCCGCGACGACTGGGACGTAGTCGTCGTGGAGCCGACCGACGCCGTGATGCTCCAGTCGGACTACCACGACCTGCTCGACGGCGACGCCAGCGACGTGCCCGACGCCGACGTGGCGGCCGTCTCCGAGAACACGTACGGGATTATGGAGTACGTCGACGCCCATCGGCTCGACGAGGCGCTCGCCCTCGACGCGCCCACCGAGTCGCTCACCTACCACGGGCACTGCCACCAGAAGGCGACGAAGAAGGACCACCACGCCGTCGGCGTGCTCCGCCGCGCCGGCTACGGCGTCGACCCGCTCGACTCCTCCTGTTGCGGGATGGCCGGCTCGTTCGGCTACGAGGCCGAGCACTACTCGATGAGCAAGGCCATCGGTC
- a CDS encoding LUD domain-containing protein: protein MSAADRSTFKRRLDSLGVTVTEGPASECEDLVDEAAGDPAVGVALAEEGDDADEGSIALPDRVATDPTTAELRAAHTGVTDASLGVAEYGSVAIEADTAGTEPVSLFVDRHVVVLREGDLVPDMPDAFDWLGPKARDESVDVVFATGPSATADMGGLVHGAHGPKEVHVVLLRGDDAGADENADTTSDSEVTADE, encoded by the coding sequence ATGTCAGCCGCCGACCGCTCGACGTTCAAGCGTCGACTCGACTCCCTCGGCGTCACCGTCACCGAGGGGCCTGCGAGCGAGTGTGAAGACCTGGTCGACGAGGCCGCCGGCGACCCGGCTGTCGGGGTCGCGCTCGCCGAGGAGGGCGACGACGCGGACGAAGGGTCGATCGCGCTCCCGGACCGAGTCGCGACCGACCCGACCACGGCCGAGCTCCGCGCGGCCCACACCGGGGTCACGGACGCGTCGCTGGGCGTCGCCGAGTACGGGAGCGTCGCGATCGAGGCAGACACCGCCGGCACGGAGCCGGTGAGCCTCTTCGTCGACCGCCACGTGGTCGTCCTCCGCGAAGGCGACCTCGTTCCGGACATGCCCGACGCGTTCGACTGGCTCGGCCCGAAGGCGCGCGACGAGTCGGTCGACGTGGTGTTCGCGACCGGCCCGAGCGCGACCGCCGACATGGGCGGGCTCGTCCACGGCGCGCACGGGCCGAAAGAGGTGCACGTGGTGCTGTTGCGGGGGGACGACGCGGGTGCGGACGAAAACGCCGATACCACGTCCGACTCGGAGGTGACCGCCGATGAGTAG
- a CDS encoding OsmC family protein yields the protein MVDIETSTVSEEGYACTSQVGDFDLQIDATDETGPNPNAALVATYASCYLPAFRVGGSQRGEEDLGKIQIDASADLDEDDDLSAIAFDVHVEADLDDETASDIAERAEGICHVHSALRDELRADVSVYPGAF from the coding sequence ATGGTAGACATCGAGACATCCACCGTTTCCGAGGAGGGGTACGCCTGCACGAGCCAGGTCGGCGACTTCGACCTGCAGATCGACGCGACCGACGAGACCGGACCGAACCCGAACGCCGCGCTCGTCGCGACGTACGCCTCCTGTTACCTCCCCGCCTTCCGCGTGGGCGGGAGCCAGCGCGGCGAGGAGGACCTCGGCAAGATCCAGATCGACGCCAGCGCCGACCTCGACGAGGACGATGACCTGTCGGCCATCGCCTTCGACGTCCACGTGGAGGCCGACCTCGACGACGAGACCGCCTCCGACATCGCCGAGCGGGCAGAGGGCATCTGTCACGTCCACAGCGCGCTCCGCGACGAGCTCCGCGCCGACGTGAGCGTCTATCCGGGCGCGTTCTGA
- a CDS encoding PAS domain S-box protein, with the protein MTGGDGDGSTAIAAGESSPPSIRVLLVDDEPGFADTAASLVESRDDRFEVTPETDPSEALAATESGAFDCVVSDYEMPGTNGIELLKSVRERRGDLPFVLFTGKGSERIAGEAVAAGADGYLPKDAAEDPYDALVSRVAGVVSEARPDRRFTEHLDRMTDAFCEIDAEWRLTYLNERAAEMLERDAGDLLGDQIWERFPAIRGTLLEEEFRAAMADGEQRAFERRFEAIDADLAVDVYPSETGLSVYFRDVTERKERERELRELSERLRLAVEGADVGVWDWDLRTDEVRFDERWAEMLGYDRSEIAFELSEWEDRVHPDDIDEAWAALEAHFAGETEYYRCDHRMRSKSGEWVWIRDRGRVVERDADGDPVRAVGIHIDVTEEKERERDLERYRRLVDELPDCVAVYDADARFELANDRITAVYDTPREELIGRRSRLIRRIRETRDGDPFAALIEGDRETLSGTVEIEFPGRPETIVDYGLRRLVIDGEFDGVLGISRDVTDDRRRQRRLERTSARLEALYDGSPDMIDIHDETGEIVDVNRVMAAELGYDPEELAGMKVWDVDREMDPEAAIEMWDEIEMDETIRLETTFARADGTAFPVEVHVRRIDVHGEDRFLASSRDISERRAYEERIERENERLDEFASIVSHDLRNPLNVLSGYLRLARETGSGDYFDRCEHALDEMERLIEDVLTLARQGDAVGPVEPVAIGELADRYDADEFGSVEGVGAGSDGEADAGDVDVIFEADGEVLADRDRLKRLLENLFRNSVEHGGVRVVVGDLEDGFYVADDGPGIPEEQRDEVFESGYTTSETGTGFGLAIVERIAEAHGWEVTLTESESGGARFEFRGVERP; encoded by the coding sequence ATGACAGGAGGGGACGGAGACGGTTCGACGGCGATCGCGGCCGGAGAGAGCTCGCCGCCCTCGATCCGAGTCCTCCTCGTCGACGACGAGCCGGGGTTCGCGGACACCGCGGCGTCGCTCGTCGAGTCACGCGACGACCGCTTCGAGGTGACGCCGGAGACCGACCCGAGCGAGGCGCTGGCGGCGACCGAGTCGGGCGCGTTCGACTGCGTCGTCAGCGACTACGAGATGCCCGGGACCAACGGTATCGAGCTCCTAAAATCCGTCCGGGAGCGACGCGGCGACCTCCCGTTCGTGCTGTTCACCGGGAAGGGGTCCGAGCGGATAGCCGGCGAGGCGGTCGCCGCCGGCGCCGACGGGTACCTCCCGAAGGACGCCGCCGAGGACCCGTACGACGCGCTCGTGTCGCGGGTCGCGGGCGTCGTGTCTGAGGCGCGGCCCGACCGCCGGTTTACGGAGCACCTCGACCGCATGACGGACGCGTTCTGCGAGATCGACGCGGAGTGGCGGCTCACGTACCTCAACGAGCGGGCCGCCGAGATGCTCGAACGCGACGCCGGCGACTTGCTCGGCGACCAGATCTGGGAACGGTTCCCCGCGATCCGCGGGACCCTTCTCGAGGAGGAGTTCAGAGCGGCGATGGCGGACGGCGAACAGCGGGCCTTCGAACGCCGCTTCGAGGCGATCGACGCCGACCTCGCCGTCGACGTCTACCCCTCGGAGACCGGCCTCTCCGTCTACTTCCGCGACGTGACCGAACGCAAGGAGCGCGAGCGGGAGCTCCGCGAGCTCTCGGAGCGGCTTCGGCTCGCGGTCGAGGGCGCCGACGTCGGCGTCTGGGACTGGGACCTCCGCACCGACGAGGTCCGGTTCGACGAGCGGTGGGCCGAGATGCTGGGCTACGACCGCTCCGAGATCGCCTTCGAGCTCTCGGAGTGGGAAGACCGGGTGCATCCGGACGACATCGACGAGGCGTGGGCGGCGCTCGAGGCCCACTTCGCCGGCGAGACGGAGTACTACCGGTGCGACCACCGGATGCGGTCGAAGTCGGGCGAGTGGGTGTGGATCCGAGACCGCGGCCGCGTCGTCGAGCGCGACGCGGACGGCGATCCGGTCCGCGCGGTGGGGATCCACATCGACGTGACCGAGGAGAAGGAGCGCGAGCGCGACCTCGAACGCTACCGGCGACTCGTCGACGAGCTTCCCGACTGCGTGGCCGTCTACGACGCCGACGCCCGATTCGAGCTCGCCAACGACCGCATCACAGCGGTGTACGATACGCCCCGCGAGGAGCTCATCGGCCGACGGAGCCGGCTGATCCGGCGGATCCGCGAGACCCGAGACGGCGACCCGTTCGCGGCGCTCATCGAGGGGGACCGCGAGACGCTGTCGGGGACGGTCGAGATCGAGTTCCCCGGGCGGCCGGAGACGATCGTCGACTACGGGCTGCGCCGCCTCGTCATCGACGGGGAGTTCGACGGCGTCCTGGGGATCTCCCGCGACGTGACGGACGACCGCCGCCGCCAGCGCCGGCTCGAACGCACCTCCGCTCGGCTCGAGGCCCTCTACGACGGCTCGCCGGACATGATCGACATCCACGACGAGACGGGCGAGATCGTCGACGTGAACCGGGTGATGGCGGCGGAGTTGGGTTACGATCCCGAGGAGCTCGCCGGGATGAAGGTGTGGGACGTCGACCGGGAGATGGACCCGGAGGCGGCGATCGAGATGTGGGACGAAATCGAGATGGACGAGACGATCCGGCTGGAGACGACGTTTGCGCGGGCCGACGGCACGGCGTTCCCCGTCGAGGTCCACGTGCGCCGGATCGACGTCCACGGCGAGGACCGGTTCCTCGCCAGCAGCCGCGACATCTCGGAGCGGAGGGCGTACGAGGAGCGGATCGAACGCGAGAACGAGCGGCTCGACGAGTTCGCCTCGATCGTCTCGCACGACCTCCGGAACCCCCTCAACGTGCTCTCCGGCTACCTCCGGCTCGCGAGGGAGACGGGGAGCGGCGACTACTTCGACCGCTGCGAGCACGCCCTCGACGAGATGGAGCGGCTGATCGAGGACGTGCTCACGCTCGCCAGACAGGGCGACGCCGTCGGACCGGTCGAGCCGGTCGCCATCGGGGAGCTGGCCGACCGGTACGACGCGGACGAGTTCGGGTCGGTCGAGGGCGTCGGAGCCGGGAGCGACGGCGAGGCCGACGCGGGCGACGTCGACGTCATCTTCGAGGCCGACGGCGAGGTGCTCGCGGACCGCGACCGCCTGAAGCGACTGCTGGAGAACCTCTTCCGAAACAGCGTCGAGCACGGCGGGGTCCGGGTCGTCGTCGGCGACCTCGAGGACGGCTTCTACGTCGCCGACGACGGGCCGGGGATCCCCGAGGAGCAACGCGACGAGGTGTTCGAGAGCGGCTACACCACCTCCGAGACGGGCACCGGGTTCGGGCTCGCGATCGTCGAGCGCATCGCCGAGGCCCACGGCTGGGAGGTGACGCTGACCGAGAGCGAGTCGGGCGGCGCGCGCTTCGAGTTCCGCGGGGTCGAGCGGCCGTGA
- a CDS encoding thioredoxin family protein, giving the protein MVMKESDSALDRGDAAPDFELPGVDGETHALDSFDADALLVVFTCNHCPYAQAKFDLLNELAAEHDDLAVVGINPNDADEYAEDSFAAMRERVADGAIAYDAYLRDETGAVAEAYGAVCTPDPFLFGREGDAWRLRYHGRLDDALDPDDEPTEFYVRAAVESVLAGESVDIPDRPSRGCSIKWPEA; this is encoded by the coding sequence ATGGTGATGAAAGAGTCCGACTCGGCGCTCGACCGCGGCGACGCGGCCCCCGACTTCGAACTGCCGGGCGTCGACGGTGAGACGCACGCGCTCGACTCGTTCGACGCGGACGCGCTGCTCGTCGTTTTCACCTGTAACCACTGCCCGTACGCGCAGGCGAAGTTCGATCTGCTCAACGAGCTCGCGGCCGAGCACGACGACCTCGCGGTCGTCGGGATCAACCCCAACGACGCCGACGAGTACGCCGAGGACTCGTTTGCGGCGATGCGCGAACGGGTCGCCGACGGGGCGATCGCCTACGACGCGTACCTCCGCGACGAGACGGGCGCGGTCGCCGAGGCGTACGGCGCGGTCTGTACGCCCGACCCGTTCCTGTTCGGCCGCGAGGGCGACGCGTGGCGGCTCCGGTATCACGGCCGGCTCGACGACGCGCTCGACCCGGACGACGAGCCGACCGAGTTCTACGTCAGAGCAGCCGTGGAGTCGGTGCTCGCGGGCGAAAGCGTCGATATCCCGGACCGCCCCTCCCGCGGCTGTTCGATCAAGTGGCCCGAGGCGTAG
- a CDS encoding LUD domain-containing protein, protein MSSDASKGERIRELMATEGDAVAENTRGFNQGRIESTGRLDDYEELKADAREIKEDAIARLPELIDEVRETVEANGGTVYVADDAADANRYITELTAEQRDADRLVKSKSMTSEEIEVNEALEAAGVEVVETDLGEWVLQVADEAPSHIVAPAIHKSREGIAELFAERFDPEDPPETAEELTMFARERLGELIEDADVGMTGANFIAADSGTMLLVTSEGNARKTVTATDTHIAVAGVEKIVPTVEEFAPFVELIGRSGTGQDVTSYISTLTPPVDSPVPDFRNDADPLADGSGDDRDFHLVLIDNGRMAMRDDEQLKETLYCIRCSACSNACGNFQSVGGHAFGGETYSGGIATGWEAGIEGLDTAAEFNDLCTGCSRCVPACPVEIDIPWINTVVRDRINRGEADPGQTDWMFEELVPDEEPGGLDLRTRLVGNYETLAKWGSRTAPVANRLADAGPVRAIAERVAGIDRRRDLPEFASESLVDWFDARGGPRVPVDSAEREAVLYPDTATNYVDVDRGKAAVRALEALDVHVRIPDLPGSGRPPLSQGMIATAESAAEDVYAGLATHVDAGRDVVVIEPSDLAMFRSEYKKFLPEASHERLAEASYDVMEYCFGLLENGGDPAALRAPAEGTGPVASGTRVAYHPHCQARTIGVGEHATAVMEALGYDVRVSDTECCGMAGSFGYKSDYYELSMDVGEPIREQFGDTDRTVVAAGTSCTEQIDALLGDAPMHPVELVAPRE, encoded by the coding sequence ATGAGTAGCGACGCGTCGAAGGGCGAGCGCATCCGCGAGCTGATGGCCACCGAGGGCGACGCGGTCGCCGAGAACACCCGCGGCTTCAATCAGGGGCGGATCGAGTCGACCGGGCGGCTCGACGACTACGAAGAGCTGAAGGCCGACGCCCGCGAGATCAAGGAGGACGCGATCGCTCGGCTCCCGGAGCTCATCGACGAGGTGCGAGAGACCGTCGAGGCCAACGGCGGGACCGTGTACGTCGCCGACGACGCCGCGGACGCGAACCGGTACATCACCGAGCTGACCGCGGAGCAGCGCGACGCCGACCGCCTCGTGAAGTCGAAGTCGATGACCAGCGAGGAGATCGAAGTGAACGAGGCGCTGGAGGCCGCGGGCGTGGAGGTGGTCGAGACGGACCTCGGCGAGTGGGTGCTCCAAGTCGCCGACGAGGCGCCCTCCCACATCGTCGCGCCGGCGATCCACAAGTCCCGCGAGGGGATCGCGGAGCTGTTCGCGGAGCGGTTCGACCCGGAGGACCCGCCGGAGACCGCCGAGGAGCTCACCATGTTCGCCCGCGAGCGGCTCGGGGAGCTGATCGAGGACGCCGACGTGGGGATGACCGGCGCGAACTTCATCGCGGCTGACTCCGGTACCATGCTGTTAGTCACCAGCGAGGGCAACGCCCGGAAGACGGTGACCGCGACGGACACCCATATCGCGGTCGCGGGCGTCGAGAAGATCGTCCCGACCGTCGAGGAGTTCGCCCCCTTCGTCGAGCTGATCGGGCGCTCGGGGACGGGACAGGACGTGACCTCCTACATCTCCACGCTGACCCCACCGGTCGACTCGCCGGTTCCGGACTTCCGGAACGACGCGGACCCGCTCGCCGACGGCTCGGGCGACGACCGCGATTTCCACCTCGTCCTCATCGACAACGGCCGAATGGCGATGCGCGACGACGAGCAGCTGAAGGAGACGCTGTACTGCATCCGGTGTTCCGCCTGCTCGAACGCCTGCGGGAACTTCCAGAGCGTCGGGGGCCACGCGTTCGGCGGCGAGACGTACTCCGGCGGGATCGCGACCGGCTGGGAGGCGGGCATCGAGGGGCTCGACACCGCCGCCGAGTTCAACGACCTCTGTACCGGCTGTTCTCGCTGCGTCCCCGCCTGTCCGGTCGAGATCGATATCCCGTGGATCAACACGGTCGTCCGCGACCGGATCAACCGCGGCGAGGCCGACCCCGGACAGACGGACTGGATGTTCGAGGAGTTGGTCCCGGACGAAGAACCCGGCGGGCTCGACCTGCGAACGCGCCTCGTCGGCAACTACGAGACGCTGGCGAAGTGGGGGAGCCGGACCGCGCCGGTCGCGAACCGGCTCGCCGACGCGGGGCCGGTGCGCGCGATCGCGGAGCGCGTCGCCGGGATCGACCGGCGGCGCGACCTGCCCGAGTTCGCGAGCGAGTCGCTCGTCGACTGGTTCGATGCCCGCGGTGGCCCCCGGGTTCCGGTCGACTCGGCCGAGCGCGAGGCCGTGCTCTACCCCGACACGGCGACGAACTACGTCGACGTCGACCGCGGGAAGGCCGCCGTGCGCGCGCTGGAGGCGCTCGACGTCCACGTGCGGATCCCGGACCTCCCGGGGAGCGGCCGCCCGCCGCTCTCGCAGGGGATGATCGCGACCGCCGAGTCGGCCGCCGAGGACGTGTACGCCGGGCTCGCGACCCACGTCGACGCCGGCCGCGACGTGGTCGTGATAGAGCCGAGCGACCTCGCGATGTTCCGGAGCGAGTACAAGAAGTTCCTCCCCGAGGCCTCCCACGAGCGACTCGCCGAGGCCAGCTACGACGTGATGGAGTACTGCTTCGGCCTGCTGGAGAACGGCGGGGACCCGGCCGCGCTGCGCGCGCCGGCCGAGGGGACCGGCCCGGTGGCGTCCGGGACGCGCGTCGCCTATCACCCGCACTGTCAGGCGCGGACGATCGGCGTCGGCGAGCACGCCACCGCCGTCATGGAGGCGCTCGGCTATGACGTGCGCGTCTCCGACACCGAGTGCTGCGGGATGGCGGGCTCGTTCGGGTACAAAAGCGACTACTACGAGCTGAGCATGGACGTCGGCGAGCCGATTCGGGAGCAGTTCGGCGACACCGACCGCACCGTCGTCGCCGCCGGGACCTCCTGCACCGAGCAGATCGACGCGCTCCTCGGGGACGCGCCGATGCACCCGGTCGAGCTGGTCGCGCCGCGGGAGTGA